ACAATAACTGAGGAATCCAAACATTCAGTTTATTAAACTAAGGCTAGTGAAGCCATAGCATGAAAAAAAAGCTGCAGTCATTTGGGACAAGTGGATGATTTTATAAAGCTAAAATCAAAAGACTTAAGACATGAAAAAATTCATAAGTATGAGGAAGTAATAAAACACAAAGTGACCACAagaattacaaatatatttaaatctcagACCTGGGAAATGGACTATACACAGCCTTCTAGGGGAGAAGAGAAACGCCTTATATGTTCTGACAGCACTGCACCTTTGGCTTGTTTTCAGTGGTTGGTGGAACATGAATAGGAACCACGTTGTTGCTTGGAGACATGTCATTTTCACGTCTGTCTGACATTTGCTTCTGGGAAACAATGCGGTAGATctctgaaaaaagaagaaaatccagcaATACTCACTGCGAATAGATTCATTAATAGTTGATATAAAAGTAGGTACACAGAGGTAGAAAATAGATTCGCAGAAAAAGACTGCAAACAAACTTgtccaaagaatatataaatttaagttttattttcaaatagccACTGATTAGAGTCAATCCATTATTTTAACAATTTCTCGAAGAGTAAGAAGAGAAAAACTGGTTTTCCCGTTCACCAGCCAATTAAATAAATCTTGTTTTAAAGAGATTACATAGTTTATGGGCTTAGATGTCAATTAAgccatgagagaaaaaaaataaataataaatattaaactatGAGAGTATTTTCAGTCTACCCTTATCAAGAAACCCTACTTAGCATCACACTGtaccacagaaaaataaaaataaatctgcacTATGAGACACATTAGCATTTTTCTTGGCTGTGTAGGGAAGAACACTTCACCAACATGCCAAAATCCCAAGGACTcttggaaaggagggaaagatgaCGTTTATCACTGTCTCCTGAACTAAAGTTAAATTGTAATGAAGTAATTATTAACAAGCAACTTAAGATCTTATATGACACTTAcccaaactgtttaaaaaaaataataacaaaagaaagaaagaaaagaaaatctgtgtcTACCTCTTCCACTAAACATTAAACTCTGTATAGACACTGTGTCTACcttattcatttctgtatctccAGCATATGGTATATAGTAGAGGCTTAACAATTTAATAAGTAACTTTTTGGTCCAATAAATGTTATGAAATTCCTCTACACCAAGTATCTTTAACTCATTTTATTCGGTCATATATTGCACTGCCTAAAAGTATTTCACTCTAAATTATAAATTCCTTACAAACAGAGAATGTATCTTACTTATCTTTATTCtctcaagacaaaaacaaaaacctcaaaaggTAAGAGAATTCTAACAATGGGACAAACTGACATGATCTATCTCCTATTATGATGCACTACGAAAGACACAGTGCATTCCTATGAAGGATACCTGtgtattcctgccaaaaatgtttaaaatgaatttatccTGAGAAAACAATTAGATAAATCCAGACTAAGGGACATCCCACAAGTAAACTGGCCAAGAGTCTTCAAAAACTTTGTtgttataaaatactttaaaagatggGGATAAAAGTTCTGCATCTGTAGTGTCCAATACAGTAgtcacatatttaaataaaatctggggcacatgggtggttcagtcagttaagctacgactttggttcagatcacgatctcatggttcatgaattcgagttccgagtctggctctgtgctgacagctaggaacctgtaagcctgcttcagattctgtgtctccctctctctctaccccacccccactcgttctctctctctctctaatattttttaaaaaatttttaattgaattaaatttaaaaaccaatttcTCAGTCCACTAGTcgtatttcaagtgctcaataacaACCTGTGCCCAGTAGCTACTGTATTTAATAATGCCCCAGATAGAAAACAATTCCATCAATGTGCGACCTTTGAccaaaaagacatttaaaatgtaaaaaccaaatctataaaggacattattagTATACTTGAAGAAACAGGAATATGAACTGCACATAAGCTAACACCCTATCTCCCAAGCACAAGGCATTCTACATAGTCACAATACCATATATTATACTTGGCATTCTACATAATCACAGTACCATATATTATATTCAAGAAATTTGTCACTTGAATATATCATACTGCTTATATAGAATGTCTTGTACTTAGAAGATAAAATGCTccagtatttatttacttgtaaAGTGCCACAATGTCTACAATTTATTTTCCGAAGAttgagcaaagaggaaaaagagtatatacacacatgtagaaATAAGCCCAATGTGGCAAAGTGATTCAAGATGAAAGGTTTAAGGTTTTCACTGTATTATTTCTATaatacttgaatatttttaaattataaagttatAGGGTAAAACAGATAGAAGtagaattatattttcaaaatgctccAAGACATGTCAACCAAATAGGAACATCATTTGATTGGATTCTAATttgaactgtaaaaaaaaaaaaaaaaaaaaaaaattgaaacagaatATTGTAATATTGTTTGGATAAAGATGATAATAAGACATACTGCCAATTTTTTACTAGTTTTGCTATTCTGAGCTTAAGTCCTAATCTTTTAGATATACACATCAtgaaatgtttacaaatgaaatgatataatatCTGGGATTGGTTTCAAAATAATGAGGGAAGAGGTGGAAGAAAGACTGGTCATGAACGGATGGCTGTTGGTGACTACATGGGAATTCATGATACTGTCCTGATTTTGGTATATTGGAAACTTTCCATaacaaaaagttaaagaggaagaaatgtgTTAAATGAGTAAGTTCCTCCAAATTAAGAACTAATTTCCCTAAAGTTGAAAAACAGCAAGCTGTAGTCAACTGAGTATGTAAACTAGCAAAAATGCTGACAGTTATAATGtaccttttcttacttttttgtggggaggggaaggcactAAAATTTGTGTTTCAGAAAGTTGACAGTGGTTCAAAGCTGAAGAAGGATCAAGGGAAAAACACTGCAATAAAGAAAGCCTACTgactagaattaaaaaacaaaaacaggatatGTAGTCTAATTCATTTAGATTCTTTTCATTGCAAAGAGACGGAACTGGAGTGTGTCGAGGGCAAAGGGAAAAACACTCATCCAATCAGGCTAGTGCCTaaggaataaaaacaatcatcaacttactataaaactacactactcattcattctttcgtTTTCTCTTATCCCAAACTGGATGGCTCTTCTTTCTCAAGTGCAAATTATTAAATGGGACCCTCTACAAATTTTAACTTCTTTACAAGTCGTTTGGAAGATTAAGTTAGaggaaccaaaacaaaaaatcttttgCAGGCTCTTATATGAAAAGCCAACACTGTAAGAGAGGACAAGGCAGAGTTCTCAGAGAACATTAAGTTAAATATTAAAGAGGTCTCATTCCAAAGCAAGCAATTTGAGCAGTACTGTGTAACTGGTCTGCAAGTACTACTGTACAGTTTTGTAAAAATGGATTAGGGCTACATTTGTTCCAGTCACCAAAAAGACATCCACTAATGAAAATGCCAAAGCAATCAATAGGAAAGTGTGgatcaaaaaagtaaaagaaacggGCACTAAGATGCTACTCAAGTAATGTATTTAACATCTCCTGTGGCTGGGTGTGTCACTTAAAAGAAACCTTGATAAGAAAATACGAAGCAGATACCTTCCACCTGGTATCTGATTAGAGGTTATTTAAGTGGAAACAGAAACAGGACTAATAACCTGCTAAACCagatgcaaatattttcctctttcaagGGCATGTTCTCCTTTAGAACCAAATGTATGTGATACACCAATTCCTGGGCAGTCCCTTTTCAAGATGTCCAAAGGATAGgcaaagttaaaaagaaaaggaactatTCTGTGTCATTCTTGTATTAGATCTCCCATAGATCTAAATAGAAAGATAAGATACTAATGTAACATAGTTTTAAATATAACCAggtaaagttaaattaaaaagacacatgcttgaggcgcctgggtggttcagtcggttgggtgtccgactttggctcaggtcatgatctcgtggtccatgagttcaagccccacatggggctgtgtgctgacagctcagagcctggagcctgcttggattctgtgttttcctctctgcccctcccttgctcacactctctctctctcaaaaataaacataaatttaaaaaaaggacacatatttatttctatcCTAATGAAAGTATGGAGCTAGTTGCCAAGTAAACTCTACCGAAGGTAAATGCAATTGTTCCAAATTAGGGAACAAAAAGAGTTAAAGTTCTCTGGGCCATCcaaaaattgtgaaaataacaGAAGCCTGAATTGTTTCACTCACTATAGCCTTGGTCAGAATTTGTTAGGTCGTCTTCAAACCCAATGCTAACCATTAATTTTCTTGAACGTCAGAAAAGTGCTGATTTGATACAATGATGTATTTAAAAGGTTGCCACATGCCAAGAACAAAGATACTACACCTAATTAAATGATTCTCACTACTTTAACcatctttaattaaaaagatgACTTGGACTTACTAATTACTTGGAGAACCCTTGCAGTTATCACTTTAACCAAGTGATCAGAGTTAACATTACCAGTAATAAATACAACAAACCAATATCATGACCTTCTGATGGACGCACTAAGAGCACTTTTGTGGTGTTCCTGCTGAAAGTGCATAATCTGAGTTCAATTATGAGTGAACATGAGACAAACCCACAATGAGGGACACTACAAAATAAATGGCCTGTACCCTtcaaaaaaatgtcaataaacaaaataaagactaaGGATCTTTTCCTGATTAGAGGAGATGAAAGAGCTAGGACAGCTGAATGCAATGCATGATGTGATCCCAGAATTTCTTGTGCTAATTAAGGACATAATTGGAACAACTGGAAAAATCTGCATAAGGTCTGCAGTTAAACACTGATGTGGATTACTACCTACCTCTGATTTTTTACAAGTGCACTATGGTTATGAGAACATTCTTGTCTTTAAGAAATACACActgatacaagaaaaaaaaatgcatacagcaagagaaagaataaacCAGATATGATAAAATACCAACATTTGGGAAACATGGGTGAAGGGTATCCGCAAACTCTTTGCACTATTACTGCAACTCTTCAGTCTCAAATTATCAAAttcaaagttgaaagaaaaaataagagtatggaaaatataaattaaaaacatcccTTAATAAACCTGAGGATGAAGGAAGAAAACTGCACTGCAATGCAAAGGCTAGGCAATCCATCAGGTTCACTCAAGTACTAGCTAACTACCTCTAAAAAATTCTATCAGTAAAATTGTCATGGAGTTACTGTCAAATCCGTGGATGTCAAAAATGCCATGAGTTTATTCTAAACAAGCAACACAATTAACTCTGGAGTATTAATGTAGATAAGTTTTCCAACATAATTAATTTTtcaccttaaaaatgaaaaaaactatttttttcttccagcaaCATCAAAATACAATGTAAATGTTCCCTTAATGCTGTTAACATTCAAGGCAGAATTAAACCTAAGGAGATTACTGTGGtgtttcctgttgtttttttcccccctccctgtcttctctTATTAATACTCCTACTGGTATAAAGTGAAGAAAAGTTTAGAACAAACATCCTAACACATGCAAAACAAGAGATGTCTGCTGCCATATGCAGTGACCTCTGATCCCACAGATTAATACTTAAGATTTAtggaggaagctgagaaaatagtgaatacagagagaaaaaatggtAGTAAGTGAAAGTCTTGTTTGCTTTCAAGCAACATTAATCAAGCAATAACAAATGTTAAATCTAGAgtgaactttaagaaaaatagcCAAATGTCCTTCATCTTTAAGGACAAAACGGTTCAATTTTAAGTATATACCATACTTACTGATTACTTAGCTCATGTTTGAGTGGATCATTAAATTAAACGTTGCAAAATGACACATAAAATAGTGAACTGAAGATGGTCTCATTTTCACTTAGTATCAGAATAGGCTAGAAACTGAGATCAGAATGGGCTAGAATGCAGAGATGTGATGGGACATAAAAACTATTTCAACAAGGACTAAAAAAAGTGAGATTTTCAGAGGCCTTAAGAGACTCACAGACCCTCAAAATGATTTAACTCACTCATTATTTAAGACACTGTGAATCTGAGGACCAGGGAGGTCCAGTGACTAGTTCAGTGACTAGTTACACAGGGAGTGGGAACAAagtgataaaaagtaaaaacctgTAACTCCTGGGTCTAAATTTAGTACTCTACATATTGATTTAATAGAATCCACACAAGCGGTTGTAAGGTAAAGTGGGATTTGCAGACACACTGCATATTTAATCAATTCTTCCTTGCTTCTAACAGTCTGTAATGAAACTTGACACAAAGAAGATTCTAAAGGAACCAGCTACTGTGGTCCAAAGACTATTTATCCAACCTTAGCACCAGTTCTGTTAGTTACTATTTTTCTGATAACAGAGAAGAATTCTAATAAGATAGGTATGTAAATTACCAatatctagtttatttttaattaagtttattttcatgcTTTAACTGCTATTAGCTACTAATTCATCAAATGTCCACTCTGTACCAGGGATAGCTAAGTATTTTAACATGTATGAAGTCATGTACTCATTTTTGGAGTCTACAGATGTCTCAAGTGACAGTGTCTTCTCTGTGGGTTATAGAGACAAAAACCTTTAAGTCACAACATAATAGCCAAGTCAAATCATATCAcaaggtatttatttataaatataagccctctctcaaaaaaacaaaaacaaaattccccAAAATTTAAGGCCTAGAAATGATTAAGTAACCTGCCTAAGCTTACAGAGCCATTGGTAAGTGAAGGAGCCAGGACTAAAACCCAAGTAAGGCTTCCAAGTCCATGCTCTTGAATTCTGGGCTTTATTCCCTACATATTTCCaatataaaataagacatttacaAGTTAAAATCTGTGAATCCCGgagagcctgggcggctcaatcagtcaagcatctgacttcagctcaggtcatgatctcaaggttcatgagatcaagccccacgtcgggctctgtgctgacagctcagagcctggagcctgcttcagattctgtgtctccctctctctccgcccctcccctgctcgcaggCACCTGcatgcctgctttctctctctcaacaaaaaatttgaaaaaataataatgttaatatataattttaaagtactttaaaacaaccaaaatacTTATTACAGGATTAAGATTAAACTTGCTGATAAATTTGGTCATTCTAATAAAGTCAGAGTAAATGTAAGTCAACACAAATACAATGCCTTCTTGAAATCCCTATGGTTGACCTGTCTGCACATCTACATTCTAGAACAGCatgaactttgttcttttcccacTACGTATTTAAACTTTTCCATATGCAGTCACTTGCTGATTTTCTCCACAAGGTGACACCTTGCTTCTTCTACAACAGGagaattttactgttttttcatttaaatttttaagaatgtatttttcccagggcacctaggtggatcagtcggttaagcatctgactttggctcaggtcacaatctcgtggtttgtgggtccgggccctgcgtcaggctctgtgctgatagctcagagcctggagcctgcttcaattctgagtctccttctctctctgctcctcccctgctcacgctcagtgtctctctctctcccaaaaataaataaatatgtaaaaaatgttaaaaaaaaaaaaaaagtatagttttCCCTAGCTGCTTCTATAACATATCAGAACCAAGCAAGATTTTCTTTACTGAATTTCAAAGGGCATTTATAGCTTTCCATAGCCAGGAtttcaggttatttatttattgatttatttgacagagagagagagagagagagtgagtgagagcgagcatgcacacgCCCATGTGCACAGGAACATGtgcatatgagtgggggaggggcagagaaggaggcagagagagagaatcccaagcagaagactcactgtcagtgctgagtctgactcagggctcaaactcatgaagcataagatcatgacctgagccgaaaccaaagaGTCCaacctttaactgactgaaccacccaggtgcccctccatagcCATGATTTCAATATTCATCTTATGAAAATTTAAGGATTACTTTAACCGTTACTTTGTGCTTGTGACCACAAAGTACAGAATATCTGGAATGAGGTAATAACAGAAGtgaacaaattattttcaaagtacttttcCCAATATAAACCAAATGAATTAGGATTAAAGCTCAGCAAGCAAGGGTTAACTAATTTTGTACTCTAAACAGTTCTTGCTATAGCAGCTCTTAAATGAGTCATTCTTAGATAGTGTGATATATAGTTTTCTAATTTGTTTACATTCATAAAACTTCCAATTCCCACTAGTGTACTGTAAAAATTCAAGTCTTACCTGTCAGAATTGTCTGAAAAGCAGCTTCTACATTTGTAGAGTCTAGAGCAGAAGTCTCAATGAATGACAAACCATTCttttctggggggcgggggggggcaaggagtggggagagagaaaaacttcAGTCTTGTCAAATTTTACACAAGAGATGTAATACATTCAaacttcaaaaaggaaataataaaattttgtaaaaccCAAGACCTCCCCAACCCCTTAAGTCGTAAGGACACCATTCTACTTTACTTTAGCAGATTAAAATAACAGTGAGAAATTTTCACTGGCtccttaattaaaataaatacttgttacaTCTATCTACTACCAATGAATGGCAATGAGTGACACTACTCAAAAGGTAGTAAACTTATCAAATACTCCATTATTTCCATCCCTTACGGTCCTTCTCCCCATCAACCACATAACTCTATCCAtggataggtatgtatttattcacttaaaattcTGGAactatattatttgaaataaagcTTCTTGCCTGGAAAACTGAAAAACTATTACAAAAGCCTTTATTCACAGCCTAATCACTGGGAAACAGTCACGACCTTCACTAGCCAAGAGTGAATAATGTTGCCTTCCGATAGGCTGTCCCTACTGGAACAGAAGAAACAAGCAGATCCTCCACTAACGCCAGAAAAGTTATAACTCCTACTAAACAGCCGCATTCTCTATCGGTCCTTGACACTCCCTGGGCCACTACTTTTCACACCCATATAGAGCAGCTTTGGTAAAACACagacataatagaaaaaaaacaagaagcataaaataaacTGACAGGTATCATCTATTCCTTCCagggtcaggaaaaaaaataggatttatATTCAACTTTTGGCAGCAAAACTCAAAATACAATGTTTTAATGACTCAAGGTTAAGCAAAAGAGCCATACAGTCATCATTAACTTTCAGAACAACAATCCTTGCTGAGCACTGATGTTTGCTTTCCTGAAACTATTGTAAGCGATTACCCACACTGGAAAAGTTTCAAAACTGCAAGACGTAACAGTAAGAAATACAGAATCACTATAATATCGTGAAATTCATATCACTAACCTGCAAAAGCTCTTGCTTCATCTGTAGGTACTGCCCTGAGATGACGCAAATCACTCTTATTGCCCACAAGCATGATAACAATGTTACTATCagcatgatctctcagttctttcAGCCATCGTTCTACATTTTCATATGTGAGATGTTTAGCAATGTCATAAACCAATAAGGCACCTACAGCTCCACGATAgtatctgaaaacaaaaacatgtatttaaCTATTAGAAAAAAACTGCAAGACGGAAGGGAACACCGTGAAGAACTAAATTTgtggattatatatttttaaaaggacatttataaataaatttcaaaatcctTATACTAGaattcttaaaagaagaaaaacaaaacaaacaaaaaaaaaaaccagttatcTTTTCCAATACCAAAAGTCAGCTAATTCAGTCTATTTCTCAGAACTTAAAAACTATGAAACTTACGCTGATGTTATAGCTCGGTATCGCTCTTGCCCTGCTGTGTCCCATATCTGTGCCTTGATTGTTTTCCCATCAACCTGGATGCTTCTTGTTGCAAACTCTACTCCAATGGTGCTCTTGCTTTCGAGATTAAACTCATTTCGAGTAAATCGAGACAAGAGGTTACTCTTTCCAACACCAGAATCTCCAATAAGGACAACtgattaaaaagacaaagaacttaGTGTCAGATAAATGAGGCAGACATATTCAAAACAACATCATGCTTTAAAGCAAAAAAGAGCATCAGATATTTTAAAAcgaatgggggcgggggagagggcaAAAGCCCATATTCCTGACCTGTTACCAATCAATAAaaccaatttattctttttaacctATTTCTACCTACATAATAACTTGCACACATCATCTGCTTAGCACAGATACAGTATCCTGCCTTACACATGCAATTTTTAATCATAAGTCTGCTAGGCATTGATTAATTACCATCAATGTGATACCAACCTTACTATTATAGGAGGTAGTAACTTGAAAGATAAATCCTACACCAAATAAACAATTTGTGATATTAAAGTGTATCATACAGGAAAGCAACAAAGGATATTagtagaaaggagggaaagaatgaaAGTGTTCTAATTTCATCAAAGACTAGGTGTGATCTCAGGACTCACACCCAggcaaaatgaaacacatttaCCATATGAGGCATGAGGTTTATATACTCTGCCACCCAGATTACAGAAACTACAAAGAATTTTTCATAGTTGCATTTATCACATGGGCCAGAAGCTAGAGACCCCTACAAATACAGACACTCCAATTAAGTTTAACAGGGGCCCTAGGAAGCTAAGAATTCTTGACTTCCTCTGAGTAAAAGCCAAAGCAATGGGGGCACACACTTACTCTTATGacttaagaattttttaagaACAAGTTTGGTTTAGATGAATTTATTTCCTATGATCACTATAGGAGACAGTTTATTTACTAACTAAAtatatggagattttttttttcacccaagGCAATGTTATACTTAAGAATTTCataaaaagggggcacctgggtggctcagtcagttaagtgtctgactcttgattcggcttaggccatgatcttacggttcatgagtttgagccctgcatctgactctgcgctaacagcgcagagcctgcttgagattctgtctccccctctctctctctgcccctcccctcctcctgctctctcactctctcaaaataaataaataaacttacaaaaaaaatttttttcataaataataaaacaggcAGTTAACCTGTTTTAAAGcatttaagaacaaaacacatTCACAGGTTTACAGAACATTAAGTGAAaatttttacaaaggaaaaaaacattatcagcatttcaaaaaaaacacttatttctACTGTTGACTAGTAATGCTTCTTCTTACTACGTAACTGATTTATTTAGTCACCAAGACTAGAAAATCAAACATGAGAGAATAACACCAAGGAATAAGACCATATCTTCCTAAAGAGACTGAGATTGGGGGgcagaggagtagagagagggaggtaaaaaCTGTGAGAACTCACTGCACTCTGATCAGAGGCCAAAGAGAGTCTATTACACATTCCTTCCTTGCCACAAGAAGGGATATAAGCTGGCCTCTGGACAGTCTTAGATGGAGTACATTATCAAATGCATATCTTTCTGACTTCCTCTATTAGCTGATTCAGCAAGAAATCATGCAGGTGGCAATAACTCCATGCAGTACAACCGGTAATTTCTAGCTATACAGTCAATTAGAGATGTCAAAGGTATTGTGACAAACACAGATATTATAGCAAACGCTCTAATTTCTAACACCAGGAAAGATGTTAAGGTCATGAACGTAACATATAAAAACAATGCACTTTCAGTTTTATAGGATGGCTGGTTATGTTAGTTTCCAAGGTGCACCTTTCTGGAGATGAGGTCAAATCCAGTTTCAGCGATGTACTCTACCCTATTAATTGGATACACTCAGTGTTGCCTCTTAGGGCAAGAGACCTAATGTTCTGCTGAGGAAACTCTTTCAATCATTTCTGGCCCCACACTAGCACAGAGGTGTAAAAGCCTCACTTGAGGTGGGaataaggaagaagggaaaaaccaGAAAGTTAAAACATTTCTACTTTTATAGACACGCAGATGTCAATCAGTAATTCAGGAGCCAGCTTACAGCCAAAGAGCAAGACATCTAGCATGAAAAACTAGACAAAAGCATGACAAAgccttcagaaaattaaatacataactCGCTCAAAGAACACCTTCTCCCTCCCACAAAACCTCTAGAACTTTCAAATTTTGGTTTCTTCCCTTTTGACCGCCATGTTAACTAATGATCATACTCATTATCTCCCCACCTCAGCATAAAGACAGTAAAGGCATTTTCCCCCTCAATGTAACCAAttcattttaacattataaaaaattgcACTCTTATCTAAAAATAATTCAAGACTCATGAAGAATGCTTTATACAGTATAAAATAATTACCTCCGCTAGACATGGACAGAGTTGCCAGATTTAAAAGACTAACAACTTGTTAAAGGACTGTATCTTGAATGACACCAGAAGATATTGGTTCTGTAATAACAGCACTGCCAAGAAGTGCTGAGAGATGACAAAATAAGGAAAGCTGGTTCTATTCAGTTACCAAATGAAAAATCAAACCAAGAAGGGTTACATATAAggtcactaaaaaaataaacaaaccagaaTGGATTACATTACCTGAACAACCTAAGAGAATTTACAGGCTATgactgaaaaaataaaccaaaaataagtaaattaattaattcatggACTCAGTTTCTAATCAAAATAGCTTCTCTCATTAGGATGACAAtatttaattgcttttaaaaatgtgttggggcgcctgggtggcgcagtcggttaagcgtccgacttcagccaggtcacgatctcgcggtctgtgagttcgagccccgcgtcgggctctgggctgatggctcagagcctggagcctgtttccgattctgtgtctccctctctttctgcccctcccccgttcatgttctgcctctctctctgtcccaaaaatgaataaactttgaaaaaaaaaaaaatttaaaaatgtgaactatATGATCACATCCTATAGTTCAAAGAAAGGAGTCTGCAGTGACTTTCCTGTTTTCCTTAACTAGTACCTTAGGtaaaagtatatatgtgtgtataataatataaacataaaaaacagcATCTGTATATTAGAGA
This window of the Prionailurus viverrinus isolate Anna chromosome B3, UM_Priviv_1.0, whole genome shotgun sequence genome carries:
- the RAB11A gene encoding ras-related protein Rab-11A, which produces MGTRDDEYDYLFKVVLIGDSGVGKSNLLSRFTRNEFNLESKSTIGVEFATRSIQVDGKTIKAQIWDTAGQERYRAITSAYYRGAVGALLVYDIAKHLTYENVERWLKELRDHADSNIVIMLVGNKSDLRHLRAVPTDEARAFAEKNGLSFIETSALDSTNVEAAFQTILTEIYRIVSQKQMSDRRENDMSPSNNVVPIHVPPTTENKPKVQCCQNI